A segment of the Campylobacter concisus genome:
CTCTTATCGCTTCTTCTACCTTGTTTTGATAAGTCGCTTTTAAATTTAAGCCCTCTTCGTAAGTTATCTTTGCGTCTTGCTTATCCTTTTCAAAAAGCTCTTTACTTTCGTTTAAAAGCTCTTGCTCATTTAGCAAAATTTTCTCTTTTTTGGCTAGTTCATCAAATTTACTTGCATACTCTTTTTGAAGCTTTGTCGTCTTGTCATCGTATTTTTTTTTAGCCTCAAATTCAGCCTCTTGTACTGAAATTTTAGAATTTTTAAGCGTTAGTTCAGCTTCGTATTCTATTGCTTTTGCTTTTGCTTTTGCTTGTTCTAAGAAGATGTTGTAGTTTGCATCATTTATCTTTTTAGCGTATAGATACCCTGCTCCAACGCCCGCCACACCGGCTCCTAAGCCTATTAAAACCTCTATCATTTATTCCTCTTTTTATATAATTTTTATTTGGGGTTATATAAAAGTCTGCTACCGCGTCTTGTGTATTTGAAAGCACATCTTTGGTATAAAAGTCTTTTATCTCAAGAAAAACTATCCGTTTTGGCTTAATAGGCAAAGAGTCAAAAAATCTATCATAAAATCCTTTTCCATGCCCTATCCTAGCCATAGCTCCATCAACCCCAATCGCTGGAACTACTGCCATATCAAGTCTAACATTATTCATTTTTTTGCCAGATGGCTGTCTGACGTTAAATTTATAAGTTATAAATGGCAGTCGCAATCTTACCATCTT
Coding sequences within it:
- a CDS encoding 5-formyltetrahydrofolate cyclo-ligase codes for the protein MSVNLEKNEFRKNARANLIKLTKFKAKCSHYKATKTLLKLINFTNSKKVLFYLPLNYEVDVLKIRRNLSRKCEIFAPFMVGLSLKMVRLRLPFITYKFNVRQPSGKKMNNVRLDMAVVPAIGVDGAMARIGHGKGFYDRFFDSLPIKPKRIVFLEIKDFYTKDVLSNTQDAVADFYITPNKNYIKRGINDRGFNRLRSRCGGRWSRVSIR